Proteins from a single region of Halorubrum sp. 2020YC2:
- the hisF gene encoding imidazole glycerol phosphate synthase subunit HisF, with the protein MGLTKRIIPCIDVDLDDDGDAAVYTGVNFENLEYTGDPVELAKKYNEAGADEFVFLDITASADGRETMLDVVNAVADECFIPLTVGGGIRTKADIKETLRAGADKVSITTGALERPELIEEGAAAFGSQCIVISVDARRRHDDAGEHFYEDDDGETVWFECTKKGGREGTGIDAVSWAKEAEERGAGELFVNSIDKDGTKDGYDIPLMKAVGEAVSTPLIASSGCGGPEDMYEVFTEANADAGLAASIFHFGDYSIEETKAYLDERGVPVRR; encoded by the coding sequence ATGGGACTCACGAAGCGTATCATCCCCTGTATCGACGTCGACCTCGACGACGACGGGGACGCGGCGGTGTACACCGGCGTCAACTTCGAGAACTTAGAGTACACCGGCGACCCCGTCGAACTGGCCAAGAAGTACAACGAGGCCGGCGCCGACGAGTTCGTCTTCCTCGACATCACCGCGAGCGCCGACGGCCGCGAGACGATGCTCGACGTGGTCAACGCGGTCGCGGACGAGTGTTTCATCCCGCTGACGGTCGGCGGCGGCATCCGGACGAAGGCGGACATCAAGGAGACGCTCCGCGCCGGCGCGGACAAGGTGTCGATCACGACCGGCGCCTTGGAGCGCCCGGAGCTGATCGAGGAGGGCGCGGCCGCGTTCGGCAGCCAGTGCATCGTCATCTCGGTCGACGCGCGGCGCCGGCACGACGACGCGGGCGAGCACTTCTACGAGGACGACGACGGCGAGACGGTGTGGTTCGAGTGCACGAAGAAGGGCGGCCGCGAGGGCACCGGCATCGACGCCGTCTCGTGGGCGAAGGAGGCCGAGGAACGCGGCGCGGGCGAACTGTTCGTCAACTCCATCGACAAGGACGGGACGAAGGACGGCTACGACATCCCCCTGATGAAGGCGGTCGGGGAGGCCGTCTCGACACCGCTCATCGCGTCGTCGGGGTGTGGCGGCCCAGAGGACATGTACGAGGTGTTCACCGAGGCGAACGCGGACGCCGGGCTGGCGGCCTCTATCTTCCATTTCGGCGACTACTCCATCGAGGAGACGAAGGCGTATCTCGACGAGCGCGGCGTCCCGGTGCGGCGCTGA
- a CDS encoding DUF5788 family protein, whose protein sequence is MKEFERKQLLERVNRESSTIGVDIPESIEIQGESIDLRSFVFEIKRRDSVPPGERDRVERAKRNLRRERLDRLEPIEENEVSREEGEELAASIIGIDRALEALEGLNAPDPETEEQRQKAADQKRWMNFLKKALGHEDASGGGGGRTRF, encoded by the coding sequence GTGAAGGAGTTCGAGCGGAAACAGCTCTTGGAGCGGGTCAACCGGGAGTCTTCGACGATCGGCGTCGACATCCCGGAGTCGATCGAGATCCAAGGCGAGTCGATCGACCTCCGGTCGTTCGTCTTCGAGATCAAGCGCCGCGACTCGGTCCCGCCCGGCGAGCGCGACCGCGTCGAGCGCGCCAAGCGGAACCTCCGGCGCGAGCGGCTCGACCGGCTCGAACCCATCGAGGAGAACGAGGTGAGCCGCGAGGAGGGCGAGGAGCTTGCGGCGTCGATCATCGGCATCGACCGCGCGCTGGAGGCGCTGGAGGGGCTGAACGCGCCCGACCCGGAGACCGAGGAACAGCGGCAGAAGGCGGCGGACCAGAAGCGCTGGATGAACTTCCTCAAGAAGGCGCTCGGCCACGAGGACGCGAGCGGCGGGGGCGGCGGGCGCACGCGGTTCTGA
- a CDS encoding class I SAM-dependent methyltransferase — MKGQDWYQADEVAEEYDDVRFSGGGQLIDRREKEAVLAALGPIDSGHRVLEVACGTGRFTTMLADQGADVVGLDVSREMLEQAREKVAAAGHADAVEFLRGDASRLPFPDDHFDTVVAMRFFHLMDDPVPFAKELRRVSRDQVFFDTFNSRSLRTLYTWLLPMGSRLYSERQVAAMLGEAGLTLANEEHDFVLPYGFYRELPGPVARPFWVLDELAGDTIPGDYVASVSYWDARVPDEERP, encoded by the coding sequence GTGAAGGGACAGGACTGGTATCAGGCCGACGAGGTCGCCGAGGAGTACGACGACGTCCGCTTCTCCGGCGGCGGACAGCTCATCGACCGCCGGGAGAAGGAGGCCGTCCTCGCCGCGTTGGGTCCGATAGACTCCGGCCACCGCGTGCTGGAGGTCGCCTGCGGCACCGGTCGGTTCACGACGATGCTCGCAGACCAGGGCGCGGACGTCGTCGGACTCGACGTCTCCCGCGAGATGCTCGAACAGGCCCGCGAGAAGGTCGCCGCCGCCGGCCACGCCGACGCCGTCGAGTTCCTCCGCGGCGACGCCTCGCGGCTCCCGTTCCCCGACGACCACTTCGACACGGTGGTCGCGATGCGCTTTTTCCACCTGATGGACGACCCGGTCCCGTTCGCGAAGGAGCTCCGCCGGGTCAGCCGGGATCAGGTGTTCTTCGACACGTTCAACAGCCGCAGCCTGCGGACGCTGTACACCTGGCTGCTCCCGATGGGGTCGCGGCTCTACTCCGAGCGACAGGTCGCCGCCATGCTGGGCGAGGCGGGGCTCACGCTCGCGAACGAGGAGCACGACTTCGTGTTACCGTACGGCTTCTACCGCGAGCTTCCGGGTCCCGTCGCGAGGCCGTTCTGGGTCCTCGACGAGCTCGCGGGCGACACGATTCCGGGCGACTACGTCGCCTCCGTGTCGTACTGGGACGCTCGGGTGCCGGACGAAGAGAGACCGTAA
- a CDS encoding helix-turn-helix domain-containing protein, whose translation MSTSPAETADQDRLSESEYRDRLRELPPSAKLVAKVLEGDAPLSQGGLAEESLLPDRTVRYALNRLEEEGLVDSRYSFKDARKQVYFLTI comes from the coding sequence ATGAGTACCAGTCCCGCGGAGACCGCTGACCAAGACCGCCTGTCGGAGAGCGAGTACCGCGACCGCCTGCGCGAGCTACCCCCGAGCGCCAAGCTCGTCGCGAAGGTGCTGGAGGGTGACGCACCCCTCTCGCAGGGCGGCCTCGCCGAGGAGTCGCTGCTTCCCGACCGGACCGTCCGCTACGCGCTCAACCGCCTCGAAGAGGAGGGCCTCGTCGACTCGCGGTACAGCTTCAAGGACGCGCGCAAGCAGGTGTACTTCCTGACGATCTGA
- a CDS encoding glycosyltransferase, with protein sequence MDLSVVVPTLNGRDRLAACLDALAAGAPDAEVIVVNGPSADGTTGMVRDRDDVDVLVEISDRTVNVARNAGIEVATGDAVALVDYDNRIEPGWRDAVAAGLDAAPVVSGPVTPTPSSAPTDGDAVATADGDAVAIDDAEGGDSTEPERDPSEPERSRIAGRDVTYFEGGNVAFQRDALRDLDGFDEYLRVGGARDAAHRLARMDREVAWRPEMAARKELPTPTAADGGRSASEWGWKYRALAYRLLKNYGVRSTALLRTGSHALGDALGAARDVVRGESTPSRWAATGRDVLLGLAGGTSDGLIARRRDRSPARNPNGISTRADRAVAKYDRRPGADDGGPGGVGSAGATEVEDPE encoded by the coding sequence ATGGACCTCTCGGTCGTCGTCCCGACGCTCAACGGTCGGGACCGGTTGGCCGCCTGCCTCGACGCGCTGGCGGCCGGCGCCCCCGACGCCGAGGTGATCGTCGTCAACGGCCCCTCGGCCGACGGCACGACCGGCATGGTCCGCGACCGCGACGACGTGGACGTGCTGGTCGAGATCTCCGACCGGACGGTGAACGTCGCCCGCAACGCCGGCATCGAGGTGGCGACGGGCGACGCGGTCGCGCTCGTCGACTACGACAACCGGATCGAGCCGGGGTGGCGCGACGCGGTCGCGGCCGGCCTCGACGCGGCGCCGGTGGTCTCGGGACCGGTGACGCCGACGCCGTCGAGCGCCCCGACGGACGGCGACGCGGTCGCGACGGCGGACGGTGACGCGGTCGCGATCGACGACGCGGAAGGCGGCGATTCGACCGAACCGGAACGCGATCCGAGCGAACCGGAGCGCAGTCGGATCGCGGGCCGCGACGTCACCTACTTCGAGGGCGGCAACGTCGCGTTCCAGCGGGACGCCCTCCGCGACCTCGACGGCTTCGACGAGTACCTCCGGGTCGGCGGCGCGCGCGACGCCGCCCACCGACTCGCGCGCATGGACCGCGAGGTGGCGTGGCGACCGGAGATGGCCGCGCGGAAGGAGCTCCCGACCCCGACCGCCGCGGACGGCGGGCGCAGCGCGAGCGAGTGGGGCTGGAAGTACCGGGCGCTCGCCTACCGCCTGCTGAAGAACTACGGCGTGCGGTCGACCGCCCTCCTCCGGACGGGGTCGCACGCGCTCGGTGACGCGCTCGGCGCGGCGAGGGACGTGGTCCGCGGCGAGTCGACGCCCTCGCGGTGGGCCGCGACGGGCCGCGACGTGCTCTTGGGCCTCGCCGGCGGCACCTCCGACGGCCTCATCGCGCGGCGACGGGACCGCAGCCCCGCGCGGAACCCGAACGGCATCTCGACGCGCGCGGACCGCGCCGTCGCGAAGTACGACCGACGCCCGGGGGCGGACGACGGCGGGCCGGGCGGAGTCGGGAGCGCAGGAGCGACCGAAGTCGAGGACCCCGAGTAG
- a CDS encoding PPOX class F420-dependent oxidoreductase, whose amino-acid sequence MIPESHVDILEAESYAHFATVGPDGLPHVTPVWVDHEDREHVLVNTARGRRKERNVRESPKVGVSVLDPDDPYRYVSVRGEAELTEEGAREHIDELARRYFGVDEYPHHDEEEGARVIVRIPAENVATSG is encoded by the coding sequence GTGATCCCCGAGTCCCACGTCGACATCCTCGAAGCCGAGTCGTACGCGCACTTCGCCACCGTCGGGCCGGACGGACTCCCTCACGTCACGCCGGTGTGGGTCGACCACGAGGACCGCGAGCACGTCCTCGTGAACACCGCCCGCGGGCGGCGCAAGGAGCGGAACGTCCGCGAGAGCCCGAAGGTCGGGGTCAGCGTGCTCGACCCCGACGACCCGTACCGCTACGTCTCCGTCCGCGGCGAGGCCGAACTCACGGAGGAGGGCGCCCGCGAACACATCGACGAGCTCGCCCGGCGGTACTTCGGCGTCGACGAGTACCCGCACCACGACGAGGAGGAGGGCGCGCGGGTTATCGTCAGGATTCCGGCCGAGAACGTCGCCACGAGCGGGTAG
- a CDS encoding TRAM domain-containing protein: MEISEKLLCLFSAEVREADDGEFVVDVPSREVEAGSLEPGETYRVALVARDGSAEATSDADETASRSDDGPQPPVEPGEMRYVEIEDLGKQGDGIARVERGYVIIVPDTEVGERVKIEVTEVKSNFAVGEVVEEAV; the protein is encoded by the coding sequence ATGGAAATCTCCGAGAAGCTCCTCTGTCTGTTCAGCGCGGAAGTCCGCGAGGCCGACGACGGCGAGTTCGTCGTCGACGTGCCCAGCCGAGAGGTCGAGGCCGGTTCGCTGGAGCCGGGCGAGACGTATCGCGTCGCGCTCGTCGCCCGCGACGGCTCGGCGGAGGCGACGAGTGACGCCGACGAGACCGCCTCGCGAAGCGACGACGGCCCGCAGCCGCCGGTGGAGCCGGGCGAGATGCGGTACGTCGAGATAGAAGACCTCGGCAAGCAGGGCGACGGGATCGCTCGCGTCGAGCGCGGCTACGTGATCATCGTCCCCGACACCGAGGTTGGCGAGCGCGTGAAGATCGAGGTGACAGAAGTGAAGTCCAACTTCGCCGTGGGCGAAGTCGTCGAAGAGGCGGTCTGA
- a CDS encoding aminotransferase class IV → MSDDGTLRYHVDGDLVPAAEATVSVEDRGFAYGDAAFETLRAYGGDAFRWEAHADRLADTCETLGLDHGIDEADLKRRVDEALAANGLADAYVKLSITRGVQPGTLDPKPEVDPTVVVIAKPLPRGGVGGEPPHDGPAALQTTKTRKAADRAIPAAAKTHNYLNGILARLELRVTGADEALMLDPDGRVAEGATSNLFFADGTALKTPSLDGPILPGVTRATVIDIAESEGIPVEEGTYAPDAVREADEAFLTNSTWEIRPVATVDGIAVDGDGEGVAGPVTTLLSRLFDRRIEEAHYDGERL, encoded by the coding sequence ATGAGTGACGACGGCACGCTCCGCTATCACGTCGACGGCGACCTCGTCCCCGCCGCGGAGGCGACCGTCTCGGTGGAGGACCGCGGGTTCGCCTACGGCGACGCCGCCTTCGAGACGCTGCGCGCGTACGGCGGCGACGCCTTCCGGTGGGAGGCCCACGCCGACCGGCTCGCGGACACCTGCGAGACGCTCGGGCTCGACCACGGGATCGACGAGGCGGATCTGAAGCGCCGGGTCGACGAGGCGCTCGCCGCGAACGGCCTCGCGGACGCGTACGTCAAGCTCTCGATCACCCGGGGCGTCCAGCCCGGCACGCTCGACCCGAAGCCCGAGGTCGACCCGACCGTGGTCGTGATCGCGAAGCCGCTCCCGCGGGGCGGCGTGGGCGGCGAGCCGCCCCACGACGGGCCGGCCGCGCTCCAGACGACGAAGACGCGGAAGGCCGCGGACCGCGCGATCCCCGCCGCCGCCAAGACGCACAACTACCTCAACGGAATCCTCGCCCGGCTGGAACTCCGCGTGACCGGCGCCGACGAGGCGCTCATGCTCGACCCGGACGGTCGCGTCGCGGAGGGCGCGACCTCGAACCTCTTTTTCGCGGACGGGACCGCCCTCAAGACCCCCTCGCTCGACGGGCCGATCCTCCCGGGCGTCACTAGGGCGACCGTGATCGATATCGCGGAGTCGGAGGGGATCCCGGTCGAGGAGGGGACGTACGCGCCGGACGCGGTCCGCGAGGCCGACGAGGCCTTCCTCACGAACTCGACGTGGGAGATTCGACCGGTGGCGACCGTCGACGGCATCGCGGTCGACGGCGACGGTGAGGGGGTCGCCGGGCCGGTCACGACGCTCCTCTCGCGGCTGTTCGACCGGCGGATCGAGGAGGCGCACTACGACGGCGAGCGGCTCTGA
- a CDS encoding YkgJ family cysteine cluster protein — translation MESLEAELAAARDLDAADLADAIESIGFECTRCGGCCTGYAPDEPGGAPAEAGANEGEQGTADGDAGCHDGDGADREPHTATVFPDEVRRVADAAEERSGEAYDWRDVARPMPFGLDADAGGEQTGETFEWALATDGCGDCTFYEESDGQGACTVHDARPLICRTYPFSVALEGTSQPMGEAVDEAGVVRAHECEGLGRDISREDAEALAEALKERAVRELEEAIGVRDGYDPNARERADGDVVVFDSEGPKEADGRPVGGR, via the coding sequence ATGGAGTCACTCGAAGCCGAACTCGCCGCCGCCCGCGACCTCGACGCGGCCGACCTCGCGGACGCCATCGAGTCGATCGGGTTCGAGTGTACGCGCTGTGGCGGCTGTTGTACGGGCTACGCGCCCGACGAGCCGGGCGGCGCGCCGGCGGAAGCGGGCGCGAACGAGGGCGAGCAGGGAACCGCCGACGGCGACGCCGGATGCCACGACGGCGACGGCGCCGACCGCGAACCCCACACCGCGACCGTCTTCCCCGACGAGGTCCGCCGCGTCGCGGACGCCGCCGAGGAGCGGTCCGGCGAGGCGTACGACTGGCGGGACGTCGCCCGACCGATGCCGTTCGGGCTCGACGCGGACGCCGGCGGCGAGCAGACCGGCGAGACGTTCGAGTGGGCGCTCGCGACCGACGGCTGCGGCGACTGTACCTTCTACGAGGAGTCCGACGGACAGGGCGCGTGTACGGTCCACGACGCGCGCCCGCTGATCTGTCGGACCTACCCGTTCAGCGTCGCCCTGGAGGGGACGAGCCAGCCGATGGGTGAGGCGGTCGACGAGGCGGGCGTCGTCCGCGCCCACGAGTGCGAGGGGCTCGGCCGCGACATCTCCCGGGAGGACGCCGAGGCGCTGGCGGAGGCGCTGAAGGAGCGCGCCGTCCGGGAGTTAGAGGAGGCGATCGGGGTCCGCGACGGCTACGACCCGAACGCGCGCGAGCGGGCCGACGGCGACGTCGTCGTCTTCGACTCCGAGGGCCCGAAGGAGGCGGACGGGCGTCCGGTCGGCGGCCGCTGA
- a CDS encoding Rieske 2Fe-2S domain-containing protein, with amino-acid sequence MDEHRRIAGVEEVPEESTLLATLRPVDSETVDEGEGDLGEGEDGAPEVEAILTRAAGEVRAFRNYCQHWTDVRLDKDDGAFVRNGEVFCQTHGATFEADGGYCNFGPCEGAVLESVDVAVADGAVYLDDDAYEFVRLGPSAGKGDGSGSRIDFTGN; translated from the coding sequence ATGGACGAGCACCGCCGGATCGCTGGCGTCGAGGAGGTGCCGGAGGAGAGCACGCTGCTCGCGACGCTGCGACCGGTCGACTCCGAGACGGTCGACGAGGGCGAGGGCGACCTCGGGGAGGGCGAGGACGGCGCCCCCGAGGTCGAGGCGATCCTCACGCGGGCCGCGGGCGAGGTGCGCGCGTTCCGGAACTACTGTCAACACTGGACGGACGTCCGCCTCGACAAGGACGACGGGGCGTTCGTGCGCAACGGCGAGGTGTTCTGTCAGACGCACGGGGCGACGTTCGAGGCCGACGGCGGCTACTGCAACTTCGGGCCCTGCGAGGGCGCCGTCCTCGAATCGGTCGACGTCGCGGTCGCGGACGGCGCGGTGTACCTCGACGACGACGCCTACGAGTTCGTCCGGCTCGGGCCCTCCGCGGGGAAGGGCGACGGGAGCGGCTCGCGGATCGACTTCACCGGGAACTGA
- a CDS encoding aminodeoxychorismate/anthranilate synthase component II, translated as MTGADTGGEADADAQGGWRPGAGDADARVLVVDNYDSFAYNLVQYVGEVAGAVTVRRNDAVDLAGIRALNPDGVVVSPGPGTPAEAGVSTAVFELDRPVFGVCLGHQALCASRGSRVGHAPDVVHGKPSTITHDGEGVFAGLPDRLRVGRYHSLCVEREDLPDELVETARTAEEREVVMGVRHREKPHVGVQFHPESVLTPRGKRLVRNFVEVCEEHE; from the coding sequence ATGACGGGAGCCGACACCGGCGGCGAGGCGGACGCCGACGCGCAGGGCGGCTGGCGCCCCGGCGCGGGCGACGCCGACGCGCGGGTCCTCGTCGTCGACAACTACGACTCGTTCGCGTACAACCTCGTCCAGTACGTCGGCGAGGTCGCGGGCGCGGTGACGGTGCGGCGCAACGACGCGGTCGACCTCGCGGGGATCCGCGCGCTCAACCCCGACGGCGTCGTCGTCTCGCCCGGCCCGGGCACCCCGGCGGAGGCGGGCGTCTCGACCGCGGTCTTCGAACTCGACCGGCCCGTGTTCGGCGTCTGCCTCGGCCATCAGGCGCTGTGCGCGAGCCGCGGGAGCCGCGTCGGCCACGCGCCCGACGTGGTCCACGGGAAGCCCTCGACGATCACCCACGACGGCGAGGGCGTCTTCGCGGGCCTCCCCGACCGGCTCCGCGTCGGGCGGTACCACTCGCTTTGCGTCGAGCGCGAGGACCTCCCGGACGAACTGGTCGAGACCGCGCGCACCGCCGAGGAGCGCGAGGTCGTGATGGGCGTGCGCCATCGAGAGAAGCCGCACGTCGGCGTCCAGTTCCACCCGGAGAGCGTCCTCACACCTCGCGGGAAACGGCTGGTCCGGAACTTCGTGGAGGTGTGCGAGGAGCATGAGTGA